The Erpetoichthys calabaricus chromosome 16, fErpCal1.3, whole genome shotgun sequence sequence AACAGAAAACTAGACATTCTGTACCTTAGTAGCTCCAGAGCTCTAAATAAAGCACACTGCAGTTCCCACTCATACATATCCAACTTTGGATGCAaactctattgtttttttttttgtttgttttgtttcattcacttacagctaCACAAAGAGAAAATGGAATCAGAAGgcacaaatttaaacaaaaacacatctgGGAGAAATCTGCAAATGGGATACTTTCACTAAAACATGACACATGGAAAGCAGACAAGGCCCTGTAGGTTCATGGGTATGGGGCAGAAGAGAGGAACTAGACGTGCTGACCAGTCACTCCTGAGCACCTGGCGTTCAGCCGTCCAGAATGCTCAAACAACCGGGTGGTGAGAAACCTGGTGGCCTGCGGGGTCTTGGCTTATTGTGCCTGGCCCACTGTAGCAGGGTGCCATCATGAAGTTGGCAAAACTTTGATCGAAACAACTAATGTgagacattttgcttttttttttttagtggggtggggggggggcacatTTGTAAGGTTTAAAGTGAGCAAatttacacacaaaaataaaaacctctGGAAGGCAGCCCACTCATTCTTTCATTATTGCAGTTTTGCTCTCACAGAAGAGCTGATtgttcatttttaagcaattccaGAAATGCCTGACTTTGAACATTTCTCTGTAGGGTGGAGGAAAAACAAAGTTAACTCAGTGAACTTGTGCACCCTGTTTGGGAATATCTACTGTGCACACAGTACAGCGAGTTTAGAAATTGTACATTTGTGAGGCCTCCACGGAGAAAAGCTTGCGCTTCACTGTTCTCTGTTAAATATTAGAAGACTGGTGAAGAGACTGTGTCTAATGGAGGAGGGAGCCTGGCTTGTTTAAGTGTTCTGAGGCAGGCATTCAAAAAATTGATTGCTCTAGTAGCTggaatttgaaaataaagatgagaaaatctaattaaaaatgtgtcaATGTGTGACGGTGGTGCGGTTATTTACTTAAGCAGGGTTCATTtgtggaaaaaagtaaaatttacagtAAAAACCTGTCAAATAAGGTTCAAAAATGGTAACAGTGCTTCCTGTGTTATGGTAATAATTTAGTAGAGGCCAAAAACTTCatgataaacaaatgtaaactttTAACACCTCCAattattttcttatatagtgcctttctagagTGAATACCATTCTTAGGTGCCTCACAGGCAGAATATAAAACTGTTGTTTCCAAGTTCCTAAAGCTGTATTATACGCAGGTTAAGGGCTTTCGCTCGGGGTCACACAAAGAGTCAGCAGTGGGACTTGAAATGACAACCTTGTGTGGAAAGCTTTTACCACAAGTCCGCACCGCTCGCTGAATTCCTAGAAATGGTGTATTTCAAGGCAGCAGGAATCGGCTTAACGTCAGTGTAGGGGCAAACTGCTTAGCGTCACTAACTCGCCTCTCTAAAGAGACCTGGTGTGAATCCCCGCCAGTGAATATCTTTGTGGCATTTCATGTTCCCCCCACATCTTTTCCAGGGTTTTTCCTACCACTTCCCAAACAGATGCAAATTGTCAGTTCCAAATTAGCCGCTGTATGgacaagtgtgccctgtgatggatcgGCCTCTGCGTTCATGCTTGGTTTCTAGCTTGCTTCCGATAGTGCTAAGGCTTCACCTCTCAACAAATCTGAAAGTGGATTAAGCAAATTCAGTAactggagaatggatggatgaatcaatgGAATGCATTGTATCACTGACTTAATAgaactcaaaaataaaaacttacaatGGAGTAAAACCAAAGGCCTCAGGTTCAGTCACGACACAAAGATCAACAGTGGGATTAAACCTGCGTGGCTGTTGGCTTAGTTATTTCATTATGTTCATCTAGTTAGGCAGCCTAGGGCTCGTAACTGCCAAGTGACAATGCTGGGGTAAGTGGGCTCAGCAGTCAGTCAATGATAATTTGCTTCAGACTAATGTCTGAATGTGCATTTGTATTAAATGTTTATATTGACTCAAATTGTATCTCCTACTTAACCATATACAGTGTGGCCCACTGGTTAAGTTGCAGGAGTGTAACCCAAATGGTGCTCATTCGGCCCCCACCAGTGCACATTCAAACTACTGAACAATGCCTGTAAAGCCCCTGCCATGGTACTCAGTATGAAAAAGGCACAACAGAaaagaaactttgtttttttaacatcattCTAGAAGAATACTACCCCTGCCTGAAAGCACCAGAGTCTGTGTGGAATCTGCACATTTTCCCTGTGttgcagtttcctcccacatcccaaatgtgTACCTGATGAGCTGAATGGCGCTTGGTTGGCCTTTTGTGGATGTGTGCGTGAGTATGCATGGCATCCCATTCAACACAGGACCCCGTATTGTGCTAGGACAGGCTGTGGCTCCCCTTATCCCAGAAGTGAAATAAGTGGATTTGTAAAATGCATGGATATGTGTGGTTTTTTTTAGGTATAAACTACTGGAAACCCTCAGCTGTTACTTTTGAACCATAaatcctactttttttttttttttttttacagagtgcGACTGCATTAAGGGAACTCAAGTGGCATGCAAAAATGTATGAATGTGGACACAGAGCCAAGGTAAGCGGGGGACACAATTCACACTGAACCTTTGTTAAGCAGATCACAAATGTGGGGAAATCTGGCTCAGATTAAAAAGGCTTTTGATTCCCCTTACTGGCCTTCCCATCCTGCCGTCTACTTACTCTGTGGAGCTAAGATGTTAAAAAAGAGTTTTTAACTGAATACCCGATAGGTGCCTAAACTGCTCCTCCAAGTCctccacacagagagagagaaaaaccagAGAGGTAGGGAAAAGGCgcagaaacaaaaaaggaagCAGAGCCCAGAGTCCTAGGATACACACACGTTTTCCGTGCTAACCGCCAAGTTTGGCACACATGAGCTATGTGACACAGTCTGTGAAACACTGCAGAAGCTTCAGGGCTCCGTGGAAACGAGAGTGGTACCACGCCGCCTGCCAGCTGACATTCACAGTGAGAGTCGAGTGGTCGTTCCTCGCCTCAGTTGGATTCGTCTTGGTGGCCCTGATCTATGCCTGCATCAGGCTGGGCAGTGCAATCTGGAAAGGaggagacagagagatagatactCATTTAGTCTGGGGAGGAGATGCTCAAGCAGCCAAACTTTTGGAGTCCCTAGTTCAGATTCCCATTAAAATAAAGGCACTCAGACCAAAAACAATATATCAGAGGAAGTAGCATTGGACTATCTAGGACCCCGGGTCTCCTACGTATCTGGCCTGTTGGTAGAAATCTTGGCACTGACTGGCTAACCGCACCCAGAAAAGATTAACTATGAGGATCAAATGGTGAACATGGGCATGAGAGCCCACTATACTTCTTCCACCCATGACTAGCAGCATACCACAGGTGTGCTTCATATTTCCCCTTCAAACAGGCCTATGTGCCATTTCTAAATTAGCTAAGTTACCCTAACCATGTAAAACCAAAGAATAAAGGCTAGTCAGCTAGTGTTCAAGAAATTTCCTGAGTGAGTGACAATGACAATGGTGCACACACAAGAACACAAGACATGACTCATACTCTGTCTTAACATCACCCTCATGTTCACAAGCCTTTGTCTTTGTCATCCTCGGAGTCCTCATCCTCTCTAATCATCCACATTACTCTCTTCCTCATCACCCTATTCTTCATTGCTTATAATTATCACCATCACCCCTTGTTCTTTACCTTCCCCTTCATCTTCACTCCACTCTTCATTCAATCTAATCACTTGTGTCACCCTTGTTTTCATCTGGTTCCAATTTATCATAATCCCCTCATCAATAACCATGAAAACAACTTTTGCTTCATCTTCACCATATTCTTTGACACCTCAAATCACCAACATCACTGGCTTCATCTCACTCTTCTTCGTCACTTATCAACAttgtattctttacatttacccAGTGCTTCATTGCCTACCATCAGTAGCATCACCTTCTTTGTCTCCTTTCTCACATTACCGTTTTTTCTTCATTAGTTCCAATCATCAATATTGTTctctacatcatcatcatcatagtcTTCATTGCCTATAATCATTAAAATCACTCCTCCTTTATCTTCCACTTCATCATATCCTCCAACAACTcaaattccaccagagggggtaaacgttgaacattattcaagttattgtctgttttttacctgcattttttattactctttaatttaatattttttgctgctggagtatgtgaatttccccctgggattaataaagtatctatctatctatctatctactagcaATGCCTTCTTCATCTCCTTCCTCAGTATCATTACCCTGTTTTTCTTCCATAAGCTCAGTCACAAACATCTTCATCAGTACCTTATTCGTCATCAAACCTAATCATTGGCCCTTCATCATCTTTATAGTTTTAGTTGTCTGCAATCATGAAAATTGTTCCTTCTTTACCTTCCTCTCCATTATCACCATATTTTTCAACAACTCAAAGCATCAGCAATACCTTCTTCATCCTCTTTAAAATCATCATAGCCCAATTCTTCATACACTCACACTCATCTTCATCACCTTTCACTTCCTTGTCACTATACTCTTCCAGGTTTCTTCTCTAACAGCACACTCATCTTCATCACAGCTCCCTTTTGCATGACCTCTAATCACTAATTCTACATTtacctttatactctttctctatGATCACCATATTCTTCATTGCCTTAAATCATCTTCCTGCCTCCCATTGCTTACACTCAAAAACATCATCCTCTTCTTCATCATGCCATTTATCAATGGCTAATCACTGTCCTCACTTTATAAGCAACCAGTTCTTTGTTAGCTGACATCACTCACCTCAGTTTCTTCATCGTCTTCATCTTCACACCTTCTGATTTTAAATGTAATACTCCTTAGTATTGCCCAAATATAAATCTGTTCCAACTGCAAACATCACCTTCCTTCCTCTTTTCAACATTCCCCTTAATTGTCAATCTTCTTTTTCACCAACACCTTATTCTTCATCATAAGTATTCAATTACAGATATCGCCTTCCTCTTCATCATCGTATTAATCATTATTTCTAATTGACCCTCCTTTTCATCATATTTATGCTAATCATCTCCTTTAGTCTTCATGTGATCTAGTTGCCCAAATCTCTGTCTTCGTCACCACCATCTTAGTTAATTTTAGCTCTAATCACCAACATTAGACCTCTTCATCGTCAAGCTACTTTTCATCAGCTCCATTCATCCACATCACCCTAATTCTAAATACTCATTCGTCTGCCAGGTTAACCTTCCTCTTCATCATTACTATAGAAGCCATCATTCCATCACTCCATCTTTCCTTCTTATTATCACCAAATCTTCATCAGAATGGCTGCATACACCCCTCCCCAACTGTGATCAACTCAGCCAGCCAACATTGTCCTCCTGTTTGTCATCTTTAAGTTTGAAACAACCTCAACGTGtcctcttcctctttttttttttttttaataaaccttgACCTAAGAGCCTCTGTTTTCTTCATGACCATTTTTTTGCTGAACTTTTCTATTCTTCTTTGTCTCACTTTCTtgcctgcatccagccctgaagGTACTCACCTGCTCTAGTCTCTCTGGGGTGGCTCTGGTCTCCACCACTTTTGTTTTCTGCAGAGCTCACATCGTCAGGAGGCCAGCGCAGCTCCCCACTCTCTACGTCTCCACTCTCTGTTGGCTCCACCACTATCGAGGGAAGGCGTTTGGACAGCTTGGGATAGCGCTCATGGGTGTCTGGGAATATCTGGAGAAGACGATACAGTTTGATCAGCAGGGAGTGGCGTGCATGTAGTAAACTGAAGTGGCACAATTCCTAAGGGGTGGCCCTAAGGATTGTACTGCTGAGGCTAACTGCCCCTCTGTAGTCTAGATGGCATAAATGCAGACCTTGAGGTGGCAGATATATGCCGATAGGGAGGACCCCCACGGCTATGTGCGTACCCACCAAGTACTCATATCACACTTTCCATATGGCTAAGGACAAAAAAATACAAGTGAAGGTTGGCACTTGCATCTTGATTACATATCTAAACAGATATTTAAAATACATCTTGTGACTTATTCATATCAAACACTGTTTGCCTCATTCACCTTTAGTTAATTTTCATAAACAAAATAAGCAGCACCTGAAAGGAAATCCCGTGTTCCTCTGAGGTGGCAGCTGCTTCCATGACCGGCTCACATGTGTTGAGGACCTCATTCATCCTGTAAAAGGAAAAACACTGGGTTGTGTTAACTGGCATGTGCTCAGAAGGTAAACACTGCGGGTTTGGTTACCCCTTCCAGTCCTTGGCACTGTTCATCTAATATCTACAGTTGCAACTAGCACTAGCTGTGCTGCTGTGGAATCAAGCACTCTGGTACAAAATAAAGCATTGAGTTTTGTCAGCCCAAGTCAGTCCTTTCGGCACAAATTACAGGAGGTAGATTAAGGCCCTTAAACTCTTGAAATGGCCTGGACAAAATACACCCAGGTGCCCTcctctatagcaaaaatagattATACCTGAACCAAGATTTTAACAATCCCACTGAAAAATCCCAAGacaattgtattattttatatagtgactttcttgAGTAAACATTCAGACATCCATTATTAACCCTCCTTAACCCAGTTCAAGGTAACAGAGGCCAGAGTCTATCTTTGGTGATCATGAGCAAAGCCTCAACCCAACCCTAGCACTGATGCCTGTCCATTGCAGTGCAGCC is a genomic window containing:
- the si:dkeyp-72h1.1 gene encoding protein LBH; this encodes MNEVLNTCEPVMEAAATSEEHGISFQIFPDTHERYPKLSKRLPSIVVEPTESGDVESGELRWPPDDVSSAENKSGGDQSHPRETRADCTAQPDAGIDQGHQDESN